The following proteins come from a genomic window of Pseudomonas putida:
- a CDS encoding bifunctional glyoxylate/hydroxypyruvate reductase B (catalyzes the formation of glycolate from glyoxylate and glycerate from hydroxypyruvate), translating into MKKRIVLYKRLSDDLMARLQDRVEVTWVDTSRPDGLARLRDALPGAHGLLGASLRLDASLLDLAPQLEVVSSVSVGVDNYDIAELSRRGVMLTNTPDVLTETTADTGFALILATARRVVELANWVRDGRWQANLGPAHFGSDVHGKTLGIVGMGRIGEALARRAAAGFGMRVLYHSQRAKPEVEARYAACQCSLDELLQQADFVCLTVPLSASTEGLIGARELALMKPEAILVNISRGRVVDEQALIEALRARRIRGAGLDVFVHEPLPADSPLLQLDNVVATPHIGSATEETRQAMARCAVDNLLSALAGERPANLVNG; encoded by the coding sequence ATGAAGAAGCGAATCGTCCTGTATAAACGCCTGTCTGACGACTTGATGGCACGCCTGCAAGATCGCGTCGAGGTGACCTGGGTGGATACCTCCCGGCCCGATGGCCTGGCCCGCCTGCGTGATGCGTTGCCGGGGGCGCACGGGTTGCTGGGGGCCAGCCTGCGCCTGGATGCCAGCCTGCTCGACCTTGCCCCGCAACTGGAAGTGGTGTCGAGCGTTTCGGTAGGCGTGGACAACTACGACATTGCTGAACTCAGCAGGCGTGGTGTGATGCTCACCAACACGCCCGACGTGTTGACCGAAACCACCGCCGACACAGGCTTTGCCTTGATCCTGGCTACCGCCAGGCGGGTGGTGGAGCTGGCGAACTGGGTGCGTGACGGCCGCTGGCAGGCCAACCTGGGGCCGGCGCATTTTGGCAGTGATGTACACGGCAAGACGCTAGGCATCGTCGGCATGGGCCGCATTGGCGAGGCCCTGGCCCGGCGCGCGGCCGCGGGTTTTGGCATGCGCGTGCTGTATCACAGCCAGCGTGCCAAGCCCGAGGTGGAAGCACGCTATGCCGCATGCCAGTGCAGCCTGGATGAGCTGTTGCAGCAGGCAGACTTCGTTTGCCTGACAGTGCCGTTGAGCGCCAGCACCGAAGGCCTGATAGGCGCACGGGAACTTGCGTTGATGAAGCCTGAGGCAATCCTGGTGAACATCTCACGCGGGCGTGTGGTGGATGAGCAGGCGCTGATCGAAGCGCTGCGGGCCAGGCGCATCCGCGGTGCGGGGCTGGACGTGTTCGTGCACGAGCCGCTGCCGGCCGACTCGCCGCTGTTGCAGCTCGATAACGTGGTAGCGACCCCGCATATCGGCTCGGCGACCGAGGAAACCCGCCAGGCCATGGCGCGTTGCGCGGTGGATAACCTGCTCAGCGCGCTGGCCGGTGAGCGGCCGGCAAACCTGGTCAACGGCTGA
- a CDS encoding deoxyribonuclease I gives MKSLLYAITLLFFFTLPALANPPATFTEAKVVAKQKVYLDQASSALGDLYCGCKWTWVGKSGGRIDAASCGYQTRKQQNRAERTEWEHIVPAHTFGNQRQCWKNGGREHCVDNDPVFRAMEADLFNLYPAVGEVNGDRSNFNYGMVTGNAGEYGQCTTKVDFVQRTAEPRDEVKGLVARTTFYMFDRYKLSMSRQQQQLLMAWDKQHPVSAWEKERDRRIAAIMGHANPFVSGERKWTAGYKPVGSGVVEAVPVNAAKPEAKPSLASAGSVGAVLGNRNSHVYHLSVGCPGYNQVAAKNQVSFANEGEAQAAGYRKAGNCR, from the coding sequence ATGAAATCACTGCTTTACGCCATAACCTTATTATTTTTCTTTACCCTCCCCGCCTTGGCCAACCCGCCGGCCACCTTCACCGAAGCCAAAGTGGTGGCCAAGCAGAAGGTCTACCTGGACCAGGCCAGCAGTGCCCTCGGCGACCTGTACTGCGGGTGCAAATGGACCTGGGTGGGCAAGTCTGGCGGGCGCATCGATGCCGCCTCGTGTGGTTACCAGACGCGCAAGCAGCAGAACCGTGCAGAACGCACCGAGTGGGAACACATCGTGCCCGCCCACACCTTCGGCAACCAGCGCCAGTGCTGGAAGAACGGCGGCCGTGAGCACTGCGTGGACAACGACCCGGTGTTCCGCGCCATGGAGGCCGACCTGTTCAACCTTTACCCGGCCGTGGGTGAGGTCAACGGTGACCGCAGCAACTTCAACTACGGCATGGTCACTGGCAATGCCGGCGAATACGGCCAATGCACCACCAAGGTCGATTTCGTCCAGCGCACCGCTGAACCGCGTGACGAAGTCAAAGGCCTGGTGGCCCGCACCACCTTCTACATGTTCGACCGCTACAAGCTGAGCATGTCGCGCCAACAGCAACAGTTGCTGATGGCCTGGGACAAGCAACACCCGGTGTCGGCCTGGGAGAAAGAACGCGACCGGCGCATTGCCGCGATCATGGGCCATGCCAACCCGTTCGTAAGCGGCGAACGCAAGTGGACTGCCGGCTACAAGCCGGTTGGCAGCGGCGTGGTAGAGGCGGTGCCGGTAAACGCGGCCAAGCCAGAGGCCAAACCAAGCCTGGCCAGCGCCGGTTCGGTCGGCGCCGTGCTTGGCAACCGCAACAGCCACGTCTATCACCTGTCAGTCGGCTGCCCAGGCTACAACCAGGTTGCAGCGAAGAACCAGGTTTCCTTCGCTAACGAAGGTGAAGCGCAGGCAGCAGGCTATCGCAAGGCAGGTAACTGCCGCTGA